The nucleotide sequence AGGAGCTTCTTGTCTTCTGCAGAGAATTCCGCCCCACAAGCTTTGAACTGAGACGATTGCTCATGGCTAAAATGGGTAATGGATGGGCAAAAATAGCAGCAGGATATCCACAACAAGACCTTAGAATGGTACATCCAGACTGGGATAATGCCGGAAATGCTGTATATATGAATGCCATTAATAATTTGGGTGGACGAATTGAAGCCGCATTCCCAGTGCGGATGGACATGACAAAGATTTCAGTGTGTAAGCAAGAAGAAGATGAGTCAGTTCACACCTACTTGACTCGCTTAACTGAAGCTCACAACACTCACAGTGGGTTGACTCCACCTCCTGATGTAAACGCAGCAGAAATAACACCATGGGAAGCCCACCTGAGAAATAGTTTCATCAACGGCCTAAGACTTGATGTTGCCAACCTGTTAAAACGCACATGCATCCAGTGGGACTCTGGAAAACTCAGCTTGATAGAATCACATGCAGTGCATGCTGAGAAATTAATCAGAGatggagacaagaggaagaaggagaaaagagagactgatCTGCATCACGCCACATTGACCATGTTCGCGGGTGCACCTCGCGGGTATTCAAGAGGCCGAGGGCGCGGACGGAGTAGAGGAGGATTTCAAGGAAGAAGGGGAGATccgaacatttgttttttctgtggagagaagggacaTTGGGCAAAAGATTGTCCGGGGAGACAGCAACCTTACAATGCTGATTGAACCGAGGCGggggcggaggagagggaggaaccaGCATCTTTGGACACAGAACGAGACCGTGaggaacacatcacacatcaagaGGGTGAATgcaccacaccaacacaaacacctatCACAGAAGTAAAAGATTTtttagaaagaaagacaaattactTATAGAAACATATGTTAAGTATCAATCAGATGCTTATGCTCATATGccaacgcacacactcacagtgctaGGGAAAGACATTACATTCCTTGTAGATTCAGGAGCAACACATTCAGTCATCAAGAGCAATATGTTTGAAACACCTCCTAAAATGAGTGGACGATTTGTTAGATCTGTGGGGGCTTCAGGAAGCACCGTGGTTGAAAAATTCACGACTCCTTTAATATGTAGGGATAGCGGCACAGGAAAatttaagtgttcatttttgctatcctcatgttgtccaattaATTTGATGGGAAGAGATGTAATGTGTCTTATGggcatttctttaatttccacCCCATCAGGTGTCGTAGTGGTCCGAACGGCTGATCTGGATCAACCACAGATTTACACATGCATTAAGTATAATGCTGATTCACTGCTATATGCATATGAATGGAAGCTCTGCTCATCTGTTGTCACCTCAATCAACACTGATCTAGTGTATAAGGCACATTTAGTCACACTAGGAACAGACACCACTTATATGCATCCAGAAGACTTACACTGCATTGCACACATACACGAAGGGAAAGATTCAGGATTTGAGAAAAGATGGTTTAGAGAAagttgtgtgagagagaagttaACACTAAGTTGCATGTTCTGGAATGAACATAGATGTgctgtttctgtaattttatctAAACCAGAATATAAGTCACCCTCTCAGTTCCTTCACAGATATTCAGAGGTTGCTTCCCTTTATGACGTTCCTGATTCCCATCCACATGTCtcactgtcaaaacacaaaaatgatgaATGGCAAGACTTGGGACCgtggataaaaaaatgtgtccatgCTGACGTCTGGGAAAAGACATCAGATCCTTTGGTTCAGTATAATTCTGCTTTGAAAGTGTATAGAAAACGATTTacgtctgttgttcacacattcAGAACTGTTCAACTGGTaccagacacatacacagacactcagaatgcacatgcatatttatatgacacagacaacatttcagaaacacaccCGGCTCTAAAAGAGGTCCCTAAGACACTTTGGGCTCAAGGCAATCATGATGTGGGTTTAATTCGAAACATGAAACCTGTAGTCATCAAACCAAAATCCGACTACAGACCACATCAATCACAATATCCACTCAGACAGGAAGCCATCGATGGTATTACGCCAGTTTTCAACTCTCTATTGAAGGCAGGTGTAATTGTTCCTTGCAAGGATTCACCGGTGAGAACTCCGATTTTTCCGGTCAAGAAAGTTCGCGATGAATCACAACCTGATGATTGGCGATTTGTTCAAGATTTGAAAGCTGTCAATGCCGCAGTACAGCAGCGCGCTCCGTCGGTTCCAAATCCTTATACAATCCTTTCCCAAGTTCCGCCGGCTAGTAAATGGTTCTCTGTTGTTGATCtggcaaatgcattttttagcGTTCAAATTGATAAAGACAGTCAATACTGGTTTGCATTTGAGTTCAACAGAGAAAGTTATACATTCACACGCCTGTGTCAGGGCTACTGTGAATCACCTACCATTTACAACCAGGCACTAAAAGACAGCTTGAGCTCATTAGAGATAACACCAGGAAGTGCACTTTTGCAATACGTTGACGATTTAATGATTTGTGCACCAACTAAAGAACAATGTGAAAAAGATACTGTAGCTCTCTTAAAACATTTAGATGCACAAGGCCACAAAGCAAGCCTGAAAAAATTGCAGTTTGTAAAAGAACAAGTTTCATTTTTAGGGCatgtgatcacagcagagggcaAATCCCTCTCCCCTAAGAGAGCATTAGCAATTCAAAATATTCCAAAACCTGTCACAAAGAAACAAGTGATGTCATTCCTGGGAATGTGTTCTTATTGTAGATCATTTATTCCTAATTATGCTGTCCTCGAGGCGCCCCTTAGCGCAATCGCACACGGGCAAGGCTTACAAGCATATAGCAAAGTGACATGGACTGATGACGCGGAGAAAGCTTTCACTGACTTGAAACTAACCTTACAAACGACTCCGACTTTAGGGCTACCCAACCCTGACCGACCTTTCACACAGGCTGTTGACGAAAAGGGGGGCTACATGACTTCAGTTCTCCTCCAGGAACATGGGGGCAAACAGAgacctgttgcatttttctcaGCAAAACTTGATCCAGTTGCTGCAGGGCTGCCTACTTGTCTCAGAGCTGTAGCAGCGGCAGAGAAGGCTGTAATGGCATCCAGGGATTTAGTGGGGTACTCCCCACTCACCCTGTTGGTACCACATGCTGTGTCTATGATTTTGTTGGAACAAAAGACATCTCATTTGTCTGCTGCACGCTGGCTCCGTTATCATGCTATTCTGTTGGAAATGCCTAACATCACTGTGAAAAGATGTAATGTTCTTAACCCAGCTACTCTTCTTCCAACAGAAGGAGATGGTGAACAACATAATTGTGTAGTAACAATAACCGAAGTTTGTTCCCCCAGACCAGATTTACAGGAAACACCACTGCAGAATCCAGACCTTGAACTGTTTGTGGATGGATCAGCGTCTCGCAATTCAGACAC is from Platichthys flesus unplaced genomic scaffold, fPlaFle2.1 scaffold_71, whole genome shotgun sequence and encodes:
- the LOC133950592 gene encoding protein NYNRIN-like, with protein sequence MHPEDLHCIAHIHEGKDSGFEKRWFRESCVREKLTLSCMFWNEHRCAVSVILSKPEYKSPSQFLHRYSEVASLYDVPDSHPHVSLSKHKNDEWQDLGPWIKKCVHADVWEKTSDPLVQYNSALKVYRKRFTSVVHTFRTVQLVPDTYTDTQNAHAYLYDTDNISETHPALKEVPKTLWAQGNHDVGLIRNMKPVVIKPKSDYRPHQSQYPLRQEAIDGITPVFNSLLKAGVIVPCKDSPVRTPIFPVKKVRDESQPDDWRFVQDLKAVNAAVQQRAPSVPNPYTILSQVPPASKWFSVVDLANAFFSVQIDKDSQYWFAFEFNRESYTFTRLCQGYCESPTIYNQALKDSLSSLEITPGSALLQYVDDLMICAPTKEQCEKDTVALLKHLDAQGHKASLKKLQFVKEQVSFLGHVITAEGKSLSPKRALAIQNIPKPVTKKQVMSFLGMCSYCRSFIPNYAVLEAPLSAIAHGQGLQAYSKVTWTDDAEKAFTDLKLTLQTTPTLGLPNPDRPFTQAVDEKGGYMTSVLLQEHGGKQRPVAFFSAKLDPVAAGLPTCLRAVAAAEKAVMASRDLVGYSPLTLLVPHAVSMILLEQKTSHLSAARWLRYHAILLEMPNITVKRCNVLNPATLLPTEGDGEQHNCVVTITEVCSPRPDLQETPLQNPDLELFVDGSASRNSDTGANQVGFSVVTAHDTLIARPLPASLSAQAAELTALIEACKLAKGKRVNIYTDSRYAFGVVHDFGTIWKHREFLTSSGKPIAHHALVSQMLDAVLLPKQVAVCKCDAHTSNNDPVSQGNARADAAAKAAARQPLSASHILLQVDPTTPTADLQDLQLRATADERGLWKRSGCTHTHGVWVGPEGKPCLPKYLFPHYAKLTHGKDHVSKGSMMAAISQHWFTKGFSSYAQKFCQACMICATNNIGRGMQAPQAAHPPPDKPFDHLQMDFIELTPSEGKKYCLVIVDMFSKWVEVFPTSKQDTGAVVKALITELIPRWGIPSKISSDNGTPFVSAALKQMSKYLGFDLRKHCAYHPASAGAVERENGTLKNKLAKCCEETGLSWPKALPLVLMQMRMRVRPKYGLSPFEILFGRPANTGIGPVKRPMPSTSLCEDEMLCYCTNLSSALSAIHKQVKDALPTPATGPLHDLKPGDWVVVKDLRRKSWRHRRWTGPYQILLTTHTAVKVAERTTWIHASHCKRVPEPEHPPAAPTMND